In Rhododendron vialii isolate Sample 1 chromosome 9a, ASM3025357v1, the following are encoded in one genomic region:
- the LOC131301586 gene encoding protein FAR1-RELATED SEQUENCE 5-like — MFTPKSLSNRPLASPANGFPHSLSPTPVPPSPSSTVVASPSSFPPTSERSTDAEPPKQPLRFSYLFIVEMEEDRVEGSIEHSEEFVNECTPCIGTEFESEDAAYRFYCEYGRILGFCVRKDYISKSKTDGVMINRKFVCSKEGVKRVDKRTQTTSLGRLETRTNCKAFLYISLDRASLKWTVKRFDETHNHLLHIPETVHMMRNQRGLTELQGITVEIAEATGLLLKLSHDLISAQSGGKENVGFMREDIKSYLRAKRGRDLQYGEAGALLRYFQKQTIDNPYFFHGMQLDVDEMITNIFWADHEMIRDYGLFGDTFTLFG; from the exons atgTTTACCCccaaatctctctctaatcGTCCGCTAGCATCTCCCGCCAATGGGTTCCCCCATTCTCTCTCACCGACTCCAGTTCCTCCTTCTCCCTCATCAACTGTGGTTGCTTCTCCATCTTCATTTCCTCCTACTTCTGAACGATCCACCGACGCCGAACCGCCGAAACAACCACTACG ATTTTCATACTTGTTTATTGTTGAAATGGAGGAAGATAGAGTTGAGGGGTCTATAGAACATAGTGAAGAGTTCGTAAACGAATGTACACCATGTATTGGTACGGAGTTTGAGTCAGAAGATGCTGCGTATCGATTCTATTGCGAATATGGAAGGATTCTAGGGTTTTGCGTTCGAAAAGACTACATATCAAAAAGCAAGACGGACGGTGTGATGATTAATAGAAAGTTTGTTTGTAGTAAGGAGGGAGTAAAAAGAGTGGATAAACGAACTCAGACGACATCACTAGGTAGACTAGAGACAAGAACTAATTGCAAAGCATTTTTGTACATATCACTTGATCGGGCTTCATTGAAATGGACTGTGAAAAGATTTGATGAGACTCACAATCACTTGTTACATATTCCTGAAACTGTCCATATGATGAGGAATCAAAGAGGATTGACTGAGTTACAAGGTATAACTGTTGAAATTGCTGAGGCTACCGGGTTACTTCTTAAGTTGTCACATGATCTCATTAGTGCCCAATCAGGAGGGAAGGAAAACGTTGGGTTCATGCGAGAGGATATTAAAAGCTACTTGCGTGCGAAAAGAGGAAGGGATTTACAATATGGTGAAGCAGGGGCTTTGTTGAGATATTTTCAGAAACAAACAATTGATAATCCTTACTTCTTTCATGGAATGCAATTGGATGTAGATGAGATGATAACCAATATCTTTTGGGCGGACCATGAGATGATAAGAGATTATGGGCTTTTTGGGGATAcattcactttgtttggttga
- the LOC131301301 gene encoding protein FAR1-RELATED SEQUENCE 5-like — MTVIFGVALMYDETIPSFVWLFKKNLEAMSGKKPFTFFTNQDQAMANAISQVMPDVKHGLCTFHINQNAMKHLGYLYGEESTFGSDFNACMFLYEDEKELEEAWESLLESYNLKDNEWMNKTWELRRKWAHVYMKLSYNAGMRSTQLSESLNAKLKKHLKSNLHLDQFLTQLDKVVFDKRYNEKEEAHGSREKMVRLKYPSCPMLLHVSKLYTPPICDLFHKELDISLGCKVIQSKVLGDEIRCVIQKHGQEREYVVLASVELHALGAKTFGGVRCSCRKFESFGILCGHAIKVLSLMNVMEIPEKYILPQWRLEAKSCSSKGKEVMVEETDRKFVISAQYRHLCPKMMTLAARSSEDDEAYRLVEDTITSLGVQVENIFLSKHGHDASSSGADIDMGIDSIDPILKHAKGLKKKFTDRARKGGRRLKRS; from the coding sequence ATGACGGTGATTTTTGGTGTTGCATTGATGTATGATGAAACAATCCCATCATTTGTGtggttattcaaaaaaaatttagaagcaATGTCGGGGAAGAAGCCTTTCACATTTTTTACCAATCAAGATCAAGCAATGGCTAACGCGATATCTCAAGTTATGCCGGATGTGAAACACGGATTGTGTACATTTCACATTAATCAAAATGCAATGAAGCATTTAGGCTACTTGTATGGGGAAGAATCCACATTTGGTAGTGATTTCAATGCGTGCATGTTTCTCTATGAAGACGAAAAGGAATTAGAAGAAGCTTGGGAATCTTTGCTTGAAAGTTATAACTTGAAAGACAATGAGTGGATGAACAAAACTTGGGAACTTAGAAGGAAGTGGGCACATGTGTACATGAAGTTGTCTTATAATGCAGGGATGAGAAGCACTCAACTTAGTGAGAGCTTGAATGCCAAATTGAAGAAACACTTAAAGTCCAACCTCCATCTTGATCAATTCTTAACACAACTTGATAAAGTTGTTTTTGACAAGCGGtacaatgaaaaagaagaagcacaCGGCTCTAGAGAAAAGATGGTTAGATTAAAGTATCCAAGTTGTCCAATGTTACTTCATGTTTCCAAATTGTACACTCCTCCTATTTGCGACTTGTTCCACAAAGAGTTAGACATCTCCCTAGGTTGTAAAGTGATACAATCAAAGGTGTTGGGAGATGAAATTAGATGTGTGATTCAAAAGCATGGACAAGAAAGAGAGTATGTTGTGTTAGCTAGTGTGGAACTTCATGCATTGGGAGCTAAAACTTTTGGAGGAGTACGTTGTAGTTGTCGAAAATTTGAGAGCTTTGGAATTCTATGTGGTCATGCAATCAAAGTGCTCTCGCTAATGAATGTCATGGAAATACCTGAAAAGTACATATTACCCCAATGGAGGCTAGAAGCAAAGAGTTGTTCATCTAAGGGAAAGGAAGTTATGGTGGAGGAGACTGATCGGAAGTTTGTAATATCGGCGCAGTATAGGCATCTTTGTCCTAAAATGATGACATTAGCGGCTCGGTCATCTGAAGATGATGAAGCATATAGGTTGGTGGAGGATACTATTACGAGTTTGGGAGTGCAAGTGGAGAATATCTTTCTTTCCAAACATGGCCATGATGCGTCAAGTAGTGGAGCCGACATTGACATGGGAATAGATTCGATCGATCCTATTTTAAAACATGCAAAgggtttgaaaaagaaattcacAGACCGTGCAAGGAAGGGTGGTAGAAGACTAAAGAGAAGTTga